A DNA window from Campylobacter lari contains the following coding sequences:
- a CDS encoding methylated-DNA--[protein]-cysteine S-methyltransferase yields MYQSFYKASFAYILLQSNENKLINVDFITYKPNFSKDKHTILEQALEELDLYFNKKLFFFNTPLALQGSEFEQKVYKALIKIPYGQTKTYQEIASFVNHPKAFRAVGNANSKNKLAIFIPCHRVVAKNHLGGYNGGLFIKEALLKLEGVL; encoded by the coding sequence ATGTATCAAAGTTTTTACAAAGCTAGTTTTGCTTATATTCTTTTGCAGAGTAATGAAAATAAACTTATCAATGTTGATTTTATAACATATAAGCCCAATTTTAGCAAAGATAAACACACTATTTTAGAACAAGCCTTAGAAGAGCTAGACCTTTATTTTAATAAAAAACTTTTTTTCTTTAATACACCCCTAGCTCTTCAGGGGAGCGAATTTGAGCAAAAAGTATATAAAGCTTTAATTAAAATTCCCTATGGACAAACTAAAACCTATCAAGAAATTGCTTCTTTTGTCAATCATCCAAAAGCTTTTAGAGCGGTAGGTAATGCAAATTCTAAAAACAAACTTGCAATTTTTATACCTTGTCATAGAGTGGTAGCTAAAAATCACTTAGGCGGATACAATGGTGGTTTATTTATCAAAGAAGCTTTACTTAAATTAGAAGGTGTGCTTTAA